The following DNA comes from Denticeps clupeoides chromosome 14, fDenClu1.1, whole genome shotgun sequence.
GTTCCTGCTTCTGCAGCAGAAGTATCTGGAGTACTTGGAGGATGGGAAAGTTCTGGAAGCCCTGCAGGTGCTGAGAGGAGAGCTGACCCCACTCAAGTACAACACTGAGCGGATTCATGTGCTGAGCGGGTACGCAGGGGCTAAGCTAGTGGTGAAGGTGGGGTTATTGCCTTTAGGGACATGTGTACTTGAAAATGTATGCACTCGTCATCCTGCAGACCCTTTTGGACAAGAGTCTGCTAAATAGCTGAGCATACTATGTCTGGTCCATTTAAGGATTTGTGGTCCACACTGAACTTGAAGTCTTATTGTAAAAAATGAGCTTGCCTATATAACACTGGTGTATTACTGCCATGTGATCAGACGTGCCTGGTTGCCATGTGAAAGTGAGGGGATTGTcgttgtgatgcactgcagcacagcacacggtgcacaaaaaaaatgcacggaatgtgtcctctgcttttaatccatcaccttagtgagcagtgggcagccatgacagtgtgtgggcatggcaccttggcagttcgggatttcaACAGACAACCTTCCGATGGTTTAAccttacccacttggccaccactgccccatgttgtCAAGACTTTAACCATCCATCCTGCTCACCCAGTTTCAGGTTGCGTGGCACAGGAGCCAGTCCCGACTATCTGTGAGCAGGAGACAGGAACTGGACAAGGCCGCCACTGCATACACTATGGCCGCACATTCTGTATGCTGGAGTTTATCTTGCATTACATACAGTTGCTCATCAGAAATAGTTTTCTTCTGTCATTTTTGCCATTCGGAGCATTAAGAAATGCTTTAATATTCTAATGTGAAAAGAATGACAATAGAATGATATACATCTTTCAGGTATTTCAAGTAGGGATGGACCCGATCCGATATCAAGATCGTTCCTGATCATGGCATCATATACGTATCATGTATCTGACAGACAGGGCCGATGCATCGTTCAGTCCAGAATATGAGACAAACTTAATGCCAAAGTGTGCGCATCTGAAGAAGCGCGCAAGAAGCAGCTCACGCTGCGTTGAGTTTAGTTAAACATTGACCCCTGCGTACTGTGctgaacaaagaaaaattcttcaaaaaaagaagaatcgGCGAATAGAGATTTAAGTCTTGTCTCCTTagcaacaaaaacaatattatcCAGTccagttttatttataaagcacatttctaaCCTAGAGCAATGTGAAGTGCTGTACACTCATAAAACATGAGacataataacaaataaaaaaaaaaatttaaaaagcagtCATAAAAGAAGTACATATTTAAAATCCTATAAAACCAAACTTGATTGATCAATAATCAGTAAAAGCCAGTAGGtgagtttttataaaaaaaggaaggatCCTGCCTGATATTTAATGGCAAGTCATTCCAGTGCTTAGGAGCCACAACTGAAAAAGCGCAATACTTTAACTTTATTTCTGGGATGACCGAAGTGAGCTGGCCTGTGGACCTTAGTGGTCACAAGGGTTTGTATAGCTGAAGCAGCTCAGAGAGGATTTGGTGGAACAAGACTATTTAAAGGTCCTCAATCAcgaaatttttttaaaagtgctttaaCAATTCTGCATAGCTGAGActtcggggaaaaaaaaaaaaaaaaaaaaactttgtgtttttccagaaaaaaaaaaaaaaaaaaacacaaacactactttgtcagcaccaaacattgtggttggtaaatggtgttgattacgtcatttccacaaatgtcccctcacttctataggccgctctctcctcattagcatttaaagctacagacaccaaaacggtcCGTCCGCAGGAAATctaattgtgggactggataaaagtgcctgtaattctgcatcaaggctgaatttcagaaaaagactttagatacagtatgAGAGGACACTAAGACCGAtgtaaaagccaaaaaaaaaaaaagtaatctcaggggacctttaaacatttataagttaaaataatattaaagcGAAAAACGTGTCAGAATGGGAATCGCTCTCTACAATAATGCATCAGGATCAGATTGGGGGGGGTTTTGGCCCATCCCTAGCGAGACAGTGATTTGTGATTTTGTCAGATTAATGCATGTGATTGGTTGTACTCAGGTATTTGATGTGCAGTCATGCTGAGGACCTGAGAGCCAAGGCAGAGTGGGAAGGCAAAGGCGTTACCTCCCGTTGCAGATTATTGGACAAGCTTCAGAGTGGGTGTTGCACACACGTCTCATGCACATACACCTATTGTTATATACATGCACTGTACGTATGTGAAGGTTCATTCAAGCAACTTTGCTTCAGAGGTTGAGATTTTGAAGTAGAATTTGGTTGTGACCATTGTCATTATCCATGTAATAACaatgcatcatattaaaaagCTAGAaatctaaatttacatttatgtttaaagAATGTGTTGCTTTTCGTGTGCAGGCATGCACAGTAGCTGAATTGGCAACTCTTTGGAAGAAGCGCTGATGTATAGTgagtgtttgtttttaaatacacgtgtgtgtgtatataatggtATATGTCTGTCTACAGCGTATCTGCCGCCTTCAGTAATGTTGCCCCCACGGAGGCTCCAGACTCTCCTGCGGCAGGCAGTAGAGCTACAGAGGGACCGCTGCCTATATCACAACACCAAACTGGACAGCAGTTTGGACTCGGTCTCTCTCCTGCTGGATCATGTGTGCAGCAGGTAACTTTCATCTCCTCAGTTATAAAAATTGTAAGCCTCTGTAGCCAATGAATTTATTTCTAAATTAACAATAGAATAACACAatataactagaagccaaaattccaggggaaattttgatgggtctgtccgggcattggtcacagctgcgggcatggaatttgtaaaatgggaattctttaatgtggtactgccttcggactgaccactccgttgtttctttacgtttgacggtcttcgcgtggcggtctttaacgtaagacgtgttcttttttgccattctcagcacaataataaatggtctgtctttctgacagacccaattattaAAACTGTTATGAAATGCTCTAAATCATGTTATacaattttcttatttttttgttgctcttCAGGAAACAGTTCCCCTGCTATACTCAGCAGATTCTGACAGAGCACTGTAATGAGGTCTGGTTTTGCAAGTTCTCCAACGACGGCACCAAACTGGCCACCGGGTCAAAAGACACCACTGTTATCATATGGCAGGTGGATTCGGTACGTACAGCAGAACTATAGTACTGCACAAGCTCTGACTTAGAGATGaactggaggtcagaacagcacagtcactgagcacaTATTAACTTGTagccttcttattgtctgacttatgtatataaaccacaacatagtgaataaaaagattgtatatCATAgatgggggtcctagtgaaccagaattgatcacttcattgattgtaacatggaagcacattgtaagtcgctctggataagggcgtatgccaaatgccttaaatgtaaatataaagttGAATATTCAACtttaattgaatttattttCCTTGGTCATGCTCAAATATGTTATCCTGAAGTTGTTGAAGTCCTGTTCCTGTCAAATGACCTGCATATTAAATTATGTTCATATTATACGTACATGTATAGTTCTTTAATTGCATAACTCATCAACGGAAACCATCACAAAGGCAGTCATTTTAACAGTATGTATAACATCAGGAGACCCACCAACTGAAGCTGCTTAAGACTTTGGAAGGCCATGCATATGGAGTCTCCTACCTGGCCTGGAGTCCAGACGACACTTACCTGATAGCCTGTGGACCTGACGACTGCTCCGAGCTCTGGCTCTGGAACGTACAGGTATGCCGTCCAGCTACACATCTTCTTATTTTCAGTTCTATAAACTGCATCAGTATGTAGCAGTAACAATACCTGAAGTTTTCACTCCAATCCACTTGCTTAGATTGGTCTACTGTAGGGCTAAaactatcaaatatttttgtatgcaattacaaagtaagattttttttttttccctcgagTACTCTGACATcatacttttgtatttttaaacaactatatCAATAGtttgttatgcaacatgaagacttattaaaatgagcaagcagtTTGCTGTTTTTCCctcacaaaaaatgtatttaaagccTTTGGCTTATGGGCttcagaactaagcccatttaatcaacctttctgtgaaatatttacgatgtacatgaaaaaactatgaaatacaTCTTCTCAAACATAGGTTTACCTAtgtcctttttttattgtaataaaaaagaacaggatTGTACCATCTTCTATAGCCCATTTGAGtacaaaggtacaaaatagtaaaaagaaaataatgtaataaaaaattagaTCCAAATTTCCATCAGATTTTGAAATTTTATCAGCCTTTGAATTCCAAAAACTGTTTCAATACCAAAAGAGcataatattattattcagCTTGCTCAAATTCAACGTTATTGGTTTTTGAAGTCATCATAACCTCCTCAAGACATTAAATAAAAGCCCATCTACTTTGGACTTTGGTGACCAATTAAACAAAGCCTCAAGGCGAATATTTTAccttaaatattttttgcattcaAATCATAACTAGTTTCAGGCCTAGAAAGGTTtatattatcttatcttatcttatcttagaaCATACGTTATACAAAGTCACGTTTCATCTGTCTCCATCTGGTGTTCAGACAGGGGAACTGCGGACAAAGATGAGCCAGTCTCATGAAGACAGTCTGACCAGTGTGGCTTGGAATCCAGATGGCAAACGCTTTGTCACAGGAGGCCAGAGAGGGCAGTTCTATCAGTGTGTAAGTGTCGATTTGTGCATGCATCGAAGTTTGGTGATTTTGATTAGGTCCTTGCCTGATTGGAAAATGATTGGTTTGTTAACAGGATCTGGAAGGAAACCTGCTGGACTCATGGGAAGGGGTGCGAGTGCAGTGCCTTTGGTGTTTGAGTGACGGTCGGACTGTTTTGGCATCAGACACACACCAGCGTATTCGAGGTTACAATTTTGAGGACCTAACGGACAGAAACATGTGAGTTACGTGTCGGGCTTCAGTTTGTAAACTCTAAACGGATTGAACTGTTAACTAACCACTTTGCCTTTCATTGTTTTCCCATTTCAGAGTTCAAGAGGACCACCCTATCATGTCTTTCACTGTTTCCAAGAACGGAAGATTAGCTTTGTTAAATGTAGCAACTCAGGTCTGTACACTAGTCTATGTTTCTTCGTGTAtggtaaataaaatgtgtaggGGAGCCCGGGTACCACTGTAATCACGGAATGTTACTAATGAATAGCAAGGGCCATTCTAAAGCATGCTGTATTTAAATACACTAAATCAGATCTTTCTTTCTCAAGCTAACAAAATGCACATGGACTAAATAAAGTCTCCCTTATGTGAAGGGAGTTCACCTGTGGGATCTACAGGACCGTGTATTGGTGAGAAAGTACCAGGGTGTTACACAGGGCTTTTACACCATCCACTCCTGTTTTGGGGGCCACAATGAAGACTTCATCGCCAGTGGCAGTGAAGGTAGATATTACCTTGAATTGGGGGTTAAACAATCCTTGGGTAGCAAACAGagtaaattaaaacaaagtaaGCCCAATGTAAGAGATGTCGCCCCATGGAGCTGCATATGGTCATGCTATGTGAACGATGATATATCATATATGTTATGTTATGATCAGTATCTTGCAATATTCATGACGTATGAGACTGATTGGTCCCAGAATGGACCCTTGTGGTATGCCAGTATACAAACAgacatgaaatgtttttgtcttcTACTTGCTTCCTTTCTTCAGACCATAAAGTATATATCTGGCATAAGCGCAGTGAGTTGCCCATTGCAGAACTGACTGGGCACACACGCACAGTAAACTGCGTCAGCTGGAGCCCCACGATGCCCAGCCTGATGGCTAGTGCTTCCGATGATGGAACCGTACGCATCTGGGGTCCTGCCCCCTTCATGGACACACAAGAGCTGGATGGCATCAATGGTAACCAGGGAGACCCACTGGGTTAATCCCCTCAAGCAGTTCCTTTGTACTTACTGACTTGCAGTTGTTCCTGTGACTTCTAGTAATAGGCAGGGATTCCTACTGAAGGATTTTTCATACTGCGTAACGTTGTCTGTGATGTTTGTGTCTTTCCTCAGAAAATTGCAGTAGTATGGACAGTTGATGGTGACTTTATGGAATGGAAGACagcgcatttaaaaaaaaaaaaaaagaaacaatcatAACAATATCTGAAAAGAGAATTCTACGCCATCAACAACTGCATAGGAAGCAAAGGAAAGCAGAATTGAGTGTGATTGGTTACATTTGTGAACATGGCCGTGGAATGACTTGGATAAAATGCTGGAACCAGGAAGTTCAT
Coding sequences within:
- the LOC114802878 gene encoding WD repeat-containing protein 26 isoform X2, which gives rise to MQSNGAGQGQEPGLSCLGSAQNGESSSAAGAHSNGLASGTNNGSSPGPNSGAASGPAAGTPTASGSGSEAASIKKKKRLSQSEEDVIRLIGQHLHGLGLNQTVELLMQESGCRLEHPSATKFRSHVMEGEWDKAENDLNELKPLMHSPNAIVRMKFLLLQQKYLEYLEDGKVLEALQVLRGELTPLKYNTERIHVLSGYLMCSHAEDLRAKAEWEGKGVTSRCRLLDKLQTYLPPSVMLPPRRLQTLLRQAVELQRDRCLYHNTKLDSSLDSVSLLLDHVCSRKQFPCYTQQILTEHCNEVWFCKFSNDGTKLATGSKDTTVIIWQVDSETHQLKLLKTLEGHAYGVSYLAWSPDDTYLIACGPDDCSELWLWNVQTGELRTKMSQSHEDSLTSVAWNPDGKRFVTGGQRGQFYQCDLEGNLLDSWEGVRVQCLWCLSDGRTVLASDTHQRIRGYNFEDLTDRNIVQEDHPIMSFTVSKNGRLALLNVATQLTKCTWTK
- the LOC114802878 gene encoding WD repeat-containing protein 26 isoform X1 — encoded protein: MQSNGAGQGQEPGLSCLGSAQNGESSSAAGAHSNGLASGTNNGSSPGPNSGAASGPAAGTPTASGSGSEAASIKKKKRLSQSEEDVIRLIGQHLHGLGLNQTVELLMQESGCRLEHPSATKFRSHVMEGEWDKAENDLNELKPLMHSPNAIVRMKFLLLQQKYLEYLEDGKVLEALQVLRGELTPLKYNTERIHVLSGYLMCSHAEDLRAKAEWEGKGVTSRCRLLDKLQTYLPPSVMLPPRRLQTLLRQAVELQRDRCLYHNTKLDSSLDSVSLLLDHVCSRKQFPCYTQQILTEHCNEVWFCKFSNDGTKLATGSKDTTVIIWQVDSETHQLKLLKTLEGHAYGVSYLAWSPDDTYLIACGPDDCSELWLWNVQTGELRTKMSQSHEDSLTSVAWNPDGKRFVTGGQRGQFYQCDLEGNLLDSWEGVRVQCLWCLSDGRTVLASDTHQRIRGYNFEDLTDRNIVQEDHPIMSFTVSKNGRLALLNVATQGVHLWDLQDRVLVRKYQGVTQGFYTIHSCFGGHNEDFIASGSEDHKVYIWHKRSELPIAELTGHTRTVNCVSWSPTMPSLMASASDDGTVRIWGPAPFMDTQELDGINENCSSMDS